A genomic stretch from Lathyrus oleraceus cultivar Zhongwan6 chromosome 2, CAAS_Psat_ZW6_1.0, whole genome shotgun sequence includes:
- the LOC127117912 gene encoding adenylate kinase isoenzyme 6 homolog, with protein MVGKRPNILVTGTPGTGKTTTATALAEATQLRHINIGELVKEKNLHDGWDDELDSYILNEDLVCDELEDVMENGGNIVDYHGCDFFPERWFDYVVVLQTDNTILYDRLTRRGYKESKLTNNVESEIFQVLLEEAKESYAEDKVIALKSNTIEDIDSNVATLTDWVRNWSI; from the exons ATGGTGGGAAAGAGGCCAAACATTTTGGTGACCGGTACACCAGGAACAGGAAAGACAACCACAGCAACTGCGCTTGCTGAAGCCACTCAACTCCGCCACATCAATATCGGAGAACTGGTCAAGGAGAAGAACTTGCATGATGGTTGGGATGACGAGCTTGATTCTTACATTCTTAATGAAGACTTG GTATGTGATGAACTCGAGGATGTTATGGAAAACGGAGGGAACATTGTGGACTATCATGGCTGTGATTTTTTTCCCGAGCGATGGTTTGATTACGTGGTTGTACTTCAGACTGATAACACCATTTTGTATGACCGTTTGACCAGAAG AGGGTACAAAGAATCGAAGCTTACCAACAATGTTGAATCTGAAATCTTTCAAGTTTTACTTGAGGAGGCTAAAGAAAGCTACGCGGAGGACAAAGTTATTGCATTGAAAAGTAACACAATTGAAGACATTGATAGTAATGTTGCAACTCTGACAGATTGGGTCAGAAACTGGTCTATATAG